The proteins below are encoded in one region of Ostrea edulis chromosome 3, xbOstEdul1.1, whole genome shotgun sequence:
- the LOC125673345 gene encoding BTB/POZ domain-containing protein 17-like — MDAKRACSSSSSDAVPSKDRSKETIDDGKHVVHRFQELFDTETLSDIVLLVGGARYAAHKFVLITASEVFQAMLNEDRWREANQLEVTLTEDEECLPVFKDFLRYVYCGSITLTTTTVLPVLILSDKYCIRSLCKSCAQYMLQHVVESPDTNRALSWYQYAKITGYNQLQEETFKFILSNFHIVQNSPDWLTLNRVEVQEFLKSSDIVVESEYHLWKELAEWFAHQENVNEVLKELLPLVRFSFMTPKQLFDIESSNLYKENYQLFCEKFLQAYRRHSLLSEDVDKFSSTMMETHRNYSSPDYGIACHLTLINYQVKAKIDSKIIVDNFKVPLQFNPSSNKTDQVKASFHVEFFPKGYFQPHMLYQTYLGKHNEKTTLVVRRMNPILTPEVLTVEVTMVIYGKRNQVQYAAHTVTKTHNFCQKSPKLEIEDVISVEKFQENNSSYLVNGRFEATLFLKVLSVVEGKDGAKK; from the exons ATGGATGCAAAGAGAGCATGTTCCAGTTCATCGTCAGATGCTGTTCCTTCAAAAGACCGATCAAAGGAAACCATTGATGATGGAAAACATGTTGTTCACCGATTTCAGGAACTGTTTGACACCGAGACACTGAGTGATATTGTTTTGCTGGTTGGCGGGGCACGTTATGCAGCACACAAGTTTGTTTTAATCACAGCTAGTGAGGTCTTTCA AGCCATGTTGAATGAGGACAGATGGCGTGAGGCTAACCAGCTTGAAGTGACCCTCACAGAGGACGAGGAATGTTTACCAGTCTTCAAAGACTTCCTTAG GTATGTGTATTGTGGGAGCATCACCTTGACAACAACCACTGTACTGCCAGTACTAATTCTGTCTGACAAGTACTGCATTCGTTCTCTGTGCAAGTCCTGTGCTCAGTACATGCTACAACATGTGGTGGAATCTCCCGACACTAACCGTGCTCTGTCCTGGTATCAGTATGCAAAAATCACTGGCTACAATCAGCTACAGGAGGAGACCTTCAAATTCATCCTCTCAAATTTCCATATTGTACAGAATTCTCCTGATTGGCTGACACTGAATAGGGTCGAAGTTCAGGAGTTCCTCAAGAGTTCTGATATTGTGGTGGAAAGTGAGTATCACCTGTGGAAGGAACTTGCCGAATGGTTTGCTCATCAAGAGAATGTAAACGAGGTCTTGAAAGAGTTATTGCCACTGGTGAGGTTTTCCTTCATGACTCCTAAACAATTGTTTGACATTGAAAGTTCAAAtctgtataaagaaaactaTCAGTTGTTCTGCGAGAAATTTCTACAGGCATACAGACGACACTCACTTCTAAGTGAAGATGTGGATAAATTCTCATCCACAATGATGGAAACCCACAGAAATTACAGCTCTCCTGACTATGGAATAGCCTGCCATTTGACCCTCATAAATTACCAGGTCAAGGCCAAAATTGACAGTAAAATAATTGTTGATAATTTCAAAGTGCCCCTTCAGTTCAACCCATCTAGTAACAAAACCGACCAAGTGAAGGCTTCTTTTCATGTGGAGTTTTTTCCTAAGGGGTACTTTCAACCACATATGCTGTACCAAACCTACCTTGGAAAACACAATGAGAAGACAACTCTTGTTGTTAGACGTATGAATCCCATCTTAACACCAGAGGTTCTCACTGTGGAAGTCACTATGGTCATTTATGGGAAAAGAAACCAG GTACAGTATGCTGCCCACACAGTGACCAAGACTCACAACTTCTGCCAGAAATCCCCCAAACTGGAGATAGAGGATGTGATATCTGTGGAAAAGTTTCAGGAGAACAATTCCTCCTACCTTGTGAATGGGCGCTTTGAGGCCACTCTGTTCCTGAAAGTCCTGAGTGTGGTGGAAGGGAAAGACGGGGCcaagaaataa